GCCGCCCGCCTGAGCCGCGTTTTAGGAGATGCGGACCGGCGCTACGAGCTCGAAGTGCAGGCGGAAACTTTACGGACTAAATTTGAAGAACAATTCTGGTGCGACGATCTCGGAACCTATGCTTTGGCGCTCGACGGCCGCAAGCGGCCATGCCGGGTACAAGCCTCGAACGCGGGCCATTGCCTCTATACGGGAATCGCATCGCCGCAACGCGGCCGCCGGGTGGCGGAAAATCTTCTCGGCAGCGATTTTTTCACTGGTTGGGGTATTCGGACGCTGGCGAAACCGGAGGCCCGCTACAATCCGCTGTCCTATCACAACGGTTCCATCTGGCCGCACGACAATTCCATCATCGCGAATGGAATGGCGAAATATGGGCGCAAGAAGCTGGCGGGGCAAATCTTGCTGGCACTGCTCGATCTGAGCAGCGAAGTCGACTTGCGACGATTGCCGGAATTGTTTTGTGGGTTGAAGCGGCGTCCGGCGGAAGGGCCTACGCTCTATCCGGTGGCGTGCTCGCCGCAAGCCTGGGCGGCCGCGGCTCCGTTCTTTATTCTCGAGGGATGCCTTGGGATTTCGCTGCAACCCGAGCGCGAGCGCATTACGTTTGATCAGCCTTATCTTCCCGAGGGTATTGCTCAGCTTTCCATTCACAACCTTCGTTGCGGAGACATGGTCGCAGATCTGCTCCTCGAACGAAGAAACGATGCCGTCCTGGTTCATCGCGAAAGCAAAAGTGACAATTTGGAGATCGTGACCATCGCATCGTGACGGGTGTAACGTGTGATGCGGCTCACGACGGGTAAGGTCTCAATCGCCGCTGGCGTGGGTCTGGGTGGGAACCAATACAAGACGTGGGCGGCCTGACTCGGCCTGCGGTTTCGAACTGCGGCCGAACGCATTCAGGATGACGATGACGGCGGCATACGCGGCGAAAACGCCCAGGCCAACGGTGGCGATCACGGTTAAGAAGAGGATAGCGGGCATCAATATCGAGATCACGGAAGAACCCTTCTATCTAGAAAATTGGCTACAGCTTACCGACTCCATCTCAAGATCGTCGTGGTCGATAGTGGTTGGTCGTTGGCCAAACCCTTAAGCTTAAGCCCCGACGACCGACGACTGACGACTGACGGCCAACGACTAGCGACTAACGACTAACGACTGCGTTTTCAATCTACCCTGCGTTGACCGTCCGCGCTGTTAACGACTAAGATACGGAGTAGAGCTGTGCAATTCCACTTTCGGACAAGTCTGGTTACCTGTCGACATTACGGAAGGCCAATTGGACCGATTTTTTTGGCCAATCGGCTTTCAGACCCTTACTAAATGGCTATTACCAAGATTTCTGTCCGGGGCGCCCGCCAGCACAATCTCAAGAACATCGACGTTGAGATTCCGCGCAATACCCTGACGGTGGTGACCGGGCTGAGCGGGTCGGGGAAGTCATCGCTGGCCTTCGACACGATTTATGCCGAGGGGCAGCGGCGTTATGTGGAGACTTTGTCGGCCTACGCGCGGCAGTTTCTGGACCAGATGGAACGTCCGGATGTGGATGCAATTGATGGACTTAGCCCATCGATCTCGATCGAGCAGAAGACTACCAGCCGCAGCCCGCGCTCGACTGTCGGGACGATCACCGAGATCTACGATTACCTTCGCCTGCTCTTCGCTTCCATCGGAGTGCCGCATTGTCCCAAGTGCGGGCGCGCGATCAGCCGGCAGTCGGCGGATCAGATTGTCCAGCGGGTGATGGCGTTGAGTCCTGAAGATCGCGTCATGGTGATGGCGCCGATCGTCCGCGGACGCAAGGGTGAATTCAAGAAAGAGATGGAGACGCTGGTCAAGCATGGCTACACCCGCGCGCGCATTGATGGCGAGCTGGTCAGCCTGGATGACGAAGCGTTGATCGATCCCAGCAAGATCAATCTCGACAAGCGCAAAAATCACACCATCGAAGTCGTGATTGATCGCCTGCTGGTGAAGCCGGGGATTGAGCATCGCCTGGAAATGTCGGTCGGTCTGGCGATGAAGCTGGCCGGTGGACTGGTGCAGGTTGCGGTGGTCGGCGGAGAAGAGCAGCTTTATTCCGAGAAGCTGGCGTGTCCGGATTGCGGCATCAGCGTGCCGCAACTGGAGCCGCGGTCGTTTTCCTTTAACAGCATGTATGGCGCGTGCCCGGAATGCCACGGGCTGGGCAGCAAGTACGACTTCGATCCGGCGAAGGTGATTAGCGACTGGTCAAAGCCGTTGCTGGAGGGCGGGCTGGGGCCGGGGTCGGCGTCGCAGAATCTGATTCATCAGCTGCAGATCGTGGCGGCAGCGTACGGCATCAATCTCAGCACTCCGTTTGAGAAGCTGCCGGAGAAGACTCAGGATTTTCTCTTGAACGGCGAGACAGGACGCGGGGGGAAGACCGGCTTCCACGGGATCTTCGGATATCTGAAACAGAATCTCGAGGAGTCGACATCCGAAGGCTACCGCGATTGGCTGATGGATCACATGTCGGCGACGGAATGTCCGGCGTGCCATGGCAAGCGACTGCGACCCGAAAGTCTGGCGGTCAAAGTGAACGGGATGTCGATTGCCGATTTCACCGCCATGTCGGTGGACCGGTCGCTCGGCGTGGCGCAGGGGATTAAACTGGCTGGACGCGAGGCGGCGATTGCCGGACGCGTCATGCATGAAATCGTCGAGCGCCTGCAATTTCTGAACAATGTTGGGCTGGGATATATCTCGCTTGATCGCTCCGCGGCGAGTTTGTCGGGCGGCGAGGGACAGCGCATTCGCCTGGCGACGCAGATTGGATCGCGGCTGCGTGGA
Above is a window of Candidatus Sulfotelmatobacter sp. DNA encoding:
- the uvrA gene encoding excinuclease ABC subunit UvrA, which translates into the protein MAITKISVRGARQHNLKNIDVEIPRNTLTVVTGLSGSGKSSLAFDTIYAEGQRRYVETLSAYARQFLDQMERPDVDAIDGLSPSISIEQKTTSRSPRSTVGTITEIYDYLRLLFASIGVPHCPKCGRAISRQSADQIVQRVMALSPEDRVMVMAPIVRGRKGEFKKEMETLVKHGYTRARIDGELVSLDDEALIDPSKINLDKRKNHTIEVVIDRLLVKPGIEHRLEMSVGLAMKLAGGLVQVAVVGGEEQLYSEKLACPDCGISVPQLEPRSFSFNSMYGACPECHGLGSKYDFDPAKVISDWSKPLLEGGLGPGSASQNLIHQLQIVAAAYGINLSTPFEKLPEKTQDFLLNGETGRGGKTGFHGIFGYLKQNLEESTSEGYRDWLMDHMSATECPACHGKRLRPESLAVKVNGMSIADFTAMSVDRSLGVAQGIKLAGREAAIAGRVMHEIVERLQFLNNVGLGYISLDRSAASLSGGEGQRIRLATQIGSRLRGVLYVLDEPSIGLHHRDNGRLLNALENLRDLGNTVLVVEHDEETIRRADYVVDLGPGAGRHGGSLVAHGTPEQIMRDPDSLTGAYISGRTSIAMRAERRQTNGAALTILGAKENNLKNLDVAFPLGVMTVVTGVSGSGKSTLVNDILYRALARQLYRSREKSGEHKAISGAEHIDKVIRIDQSPIGRTPRSNPATYTGMFTQIRDFYAMLPESRERGYKAGRFSFNVSGGRCEACQGEGQRRIEMNFLPDVYVLCEVCGGRRYNHETLAVKYKGYSIADLLEMPVSDALPILENIPQVKQKLQTLVDVGLGYIHLGQSAVTLSGGEAQRIKLARELSKRQTGKTLYLLDEPTTGLHFDDVKKLLDVLHRLTDLGNSIIIIEHNLDVIRNADWIIDLGPEGGEDGGRIVAQGTPEAVARVKKSYTGQALAGYFGNGKRVAG